CCCTGACATGCGCCAGGCCACAGACATAGCGGAACAGCCCCGTCAGGTCGCCCAGCCCCGGCGCGCCGACGATGGGCACGTCCCAGCAGTGTTCCCGCGCTGGTCCGTGTTTGGACCAGCACCCGTGCTCGCCCAGGCAGTAGCCGTTGTCGCTGACCAGGATCACGTGCGTGCCCGGCGGCACGGCGTCCAGCACGCGCCCCACCTGCGCATCCAGGAAGCGCACCGACGCGCGATAGCCGTCCGTCACGAGTTGGGCCACCTCGGGCGTCATCTCCGTCAACTCCGGCATGGTGCGCGCAAAGGACCGGTGATCACCGCCGATTCCTTCCGGGTTGACCCGCCCCGGATGCCAGTAGCGAGCCGGAGCCGTATAGGGCTTGTGTGGCGAACGGAAGCCAACTGCGATGAACCAAGGCGGCTGGCTTTTCTGCATCTGAAGGATGGTCGCCGTGGCACGGTGCCAATCGTCGTAGGTCGAGTCGGGGACATCAAGCCGCTCGTACAGCTTGCTCCAGAAAGCGCCGCCATCGGCATGCGCAAGACCACCCGGATTGCGAAGTCGGGTCCCCCAGCCGACATCTTCCGATGCGTGGTGTTCCACCTTGCCGATGCCGACGGTCCGATAGCCGCTCTTCGCCAGGTAGCGCGGCAGCGTCAGAACGTCTGCTGGAAGCGGCGAGTGATTATCTGTCGAGCCATGCTGTGCAACCGGCAATCCCGTGAGCACGGAAGCACGCGATGGCGCGCACAGGGGCATCGCACAGCGACCAGTCGCCACGTGGCCGATCCGGCGGATGTTCGGAACCTCGACTCCCCCGAAGTCCGGGCGCAGATCGTCGGCGATCATGAGCAGTATGTTGGGCCGCTCGGACGGGCCCGTTCGGCGGCAGCCGAACGCCGGCAGCAACGCGCCGCCCGTCAGCGTCGTCATAGCTCCCAGGAACGCACGTCGTGTGAGTGCCATAGCAACTGGATTGTAGTGCTCCGGAGGTCGCCAGTC
This is a stretch of genomic DNA from Candidatus Brocadiaceae bacterium. It encodes these proteins:
- a CDS encoding sulfatase-like hydrolase/transferase codes for the protein MTTLTGGALLPAFGCRRTGPSERPNILLMIADDLRPDFGGVEVPNIRRIGHVATGRCAMPLCAPSRASVLTGLPVAQHGSTDNHSPLPADVLTLPRYLAKSGYRTVGIGKVEHHASEDVGWGTRLRNPGGLAHADGGAFWSKLYERLDVPDSTYDDWHRATATILQMQKSQPPWFIAVGFRSPHKPYTAPARYWHPGRVNPEGIGGDHRSFARTMPELTEMTPEVAQLVTDGYRASVRFLDAQVGRVLDAVPPGTHVILVSDNGYCLGEHGCWSKHGPAREHCWDVPIVGAPGLGDLTGLFRYVCGLAHVRAPSHVA